CGAAGTCTTCGGCGCGACGCTCAATCCCTGGGATACGTCCAAATCGGCCGCGGGTTCATCGGGCGGTGCTGCGGTCGCGCTCGCAACGGGCATGGCATGGCTCGCTCAGGGGTCCGACATGGGTGGATCGCTGCGCAGCCCCGCGGCCTTTTGCGGCGTCGTCGGAATGCGGCCGAGCATCGGCCGCGTCGCGCATACGCCCAAGTCAGGCATCGACCGCAATCTCGGCGTGGTCGGCCCGATGGCCCGCAACGTCGAGGACCTCGCGCTGCTGCTCGATGCGATGAGCGGCGACTATGCCGACGATCCGCTGTCGTTGCCGGCACCGACAACCTCGTTCCTGTCTGCTGCTCAATCGGGCAAGAAGCCGAAGCGAGTTGCGTATTCGCCCGATCTCGGCATCACGCCCGTCGATCCCGAGGTCAAGGCGATCACGCGCAAGGCCGCCGAACGTTTCGCCGAGGCCGGCGCCATCGTCGAGGAGGCGCATCCCGACTGGCGCGAGGCGCATGAATGCTTCCACGTGCTGCGCGCCTTCGACTTTGCGATCACCAAGGCCAATCTTCTCCGCACCAAGCGCGACCTTCTCAAGCCGGAGGTGATCTGGAACATCGAGGAGGGCCTCAAGCTCACCGTCGAGCAGCTCGCGCGCGCCGAGGCGCAGCGCGTCGGCATGACCGCGCGCGCGATCGAGTTCTTCAAGACGTATGATCTGCTGCTGACGCCAACGACGATCGTACCGCCCTTCCCGATCGAGCACCGCTATGTCGCCGAATGCGCGGGCAAAAAGTTCGAGAACTACGTCGAATGGCTCGGCATCGTCTACGCCATCACCCTCGCCTGCTGCCCGTCGCTGTCGTTGCCCTGCGGCTTCACGGCGTCGGGCCTGCCGGTCGGCATGCAGGTCGTCGGCGCGCCCCGCGCGGATGCGCAGGTCATCGCCGGCGCGAAGGTACTGGAGGACATTCTGGGCCTGCGCGGGCGGACGCCGATTGATCCCAAGGTGAAGAAGTAAGGCTTCTGGTGTCCCGGACGCGGCGCGTCCGGGACTTGGGCCCTCATCTTCCGCCCGTCGCCTCCAGGCTCCGGCTGTAGCGCGACATGGCGAAGCAGAAGACGAAATAGATCGCGGCAACGAAGATATAGACCTCGACCGAAAACTGCTGCCAGGCGGGATCGATGATCGCGGTCTTGGCCGTCGTCAGCAGGTCGAAGATGCCGATGATCAGCACCAGGCTGGTGTCCTTGAAAAAGGCAATGAAGGTGTTGACCAGCGGCGGGATGACGTGGCGGATCGCCTGCGGCAAAACGACCAGCCGGTGCTTGCGCCAGTACGACAGCCCCAGCGCATCGGCGGCCTCATATTGGCCGCGCGGCACGGCCTGGAGGCCGCCGCGGATCACTTCGGCCAGATAAGCGCCCGCGAACAGGATGATCGCGATCTGCGCCCGCAGCAGCTTGTCGATGTTGAATCCGGCAGGCATGAACAGCGGAAACATCACGCTCGCCATGAACAGGAGGCTGACCAGCGGCACGCCGCGGATCAGTTCGACATAGAGCACCGAGAGCGAGCGGATCGCCGGCAGCTTCGAGCGCCGGCCGAGGGCGACCAGAATTCCGAGCGGGAAACCGAACGCCAGTCCGAACGTCGCCAGGATCAGCGTCACCGGCAGGCCTCCCCAACGGTCTTGCGAGACGAAGGACAGCCCGAACACGCCACCCCACATCAGCACGCTGATCAGCGCCAGCGCGCCAATCCAGAGGAAAGCAAGTTCGCGCCGCCATAGCGCACGGCGCGTGGAGAGGAAGAACAGCGCGATGAACAGCACGACCGACAGCGCCGGCCGCCACTGCTCGTCGAACGGATAGGTGCCGAACAGGATGAACCGGTACTTTTCGGGAATGATGGCCCAACAGGCGCCCAGGCCGCGCATTGCCTTGCAGGCGCTGGAATCGTTGGCCGGTGTGAGCCAGACCGCGTTGGCAATGCCCCACTGCACGAAACTGAATACGCCTTTCCCCAGCACCGCCAGCAGAACGACCGTGAGGATGCCGTTGGGAATCGACGAGAACAGATTGGTGCGCAACCAGCGCAGCACCGGGTTGCCGATTTGCGGGCGGCGGGCGGCACGCGGCAGGTCGGGCATGTCGGTGATCGCAGTCATGCTCAGCGCTCCGCCAGCGCGATGCGTGCATTGTACCAGTTCATGAAGAAACTGATGCCAAGGCTGATGGTGAGGAAGACGGCCATGATCAGTGCGATCGCCTCGATCGCCTGCCCGGTCTGGTTCAGCGTGGTGTTGGCGATCGAGACCACGTCCTGGTAGCCGATCGCCACCGCGAGCGAGGAATTCTTGGTCAAGTTGAGATACTGGCTCGTCATCGGCGGCACGATCACGCGCAGCGCCTGCGGAAGGATGATCTGGCGCAGCATGAAGCTGCGGCGCAGGCCGAGTGCACTGGCGGCATCCCATTGGCCGCGCGGCACCGACTGGATGCCGCTACGCACGATCTCGGCGATGAAGGCCGACGTATACGTGACGAGCGCGATCAGCAGCGCGAAATATTCCGGTGCGAGCGTCAGCCCGCCGACGAAATTGAAGCCGCGCAGCTCCGGCCATTCGATCTTCCAGGACACACCAAGCAGCAGCGATACCGCCGCCGGCAGCACGACAATGAGGCCGAGCGCAAAGGGCCAGGCCGGCCGTGGCTTGCCGTCACGCATCTGCTGCGCGAGCAGCCAGCGCTGAATGACAAAGAATGCAGCGCAGCCCAGCAGGGCCGCGCCGAGCACCCGGAGTTGCGGCGGCCCGATCGGGATCGCCGGCAGGATCAGACCGCGATTGGAGAGGAACACGCCCTCGACGGGCCGCCACGCGGCGCGCGCAGCAGGAAGGGCCTGCATCAATACGTACCAAAACAAGAGCTGGAGCAGCAACGGGATGTCGCGCAGGACTTCGACATAGACTGCCGCGAGTCGCGACAACAGCCAGTTCGCCGACAGCCGCGAGATTCCGATCAGCGTGCCCAGGATGGTCGCGAGCACGATGCCGATGACGGCGACGCGCAACGTGTTGGCGACACCGACGACGAAAGCCCAGAGGTAGCTGTCTCTCGGATTGTAGGTGAGCAGGCTGTCGGCGATCGGCATTCCGGCCTCTCGACCGAGAAAGGCAAAGCCGGTGGTGATGCGGCGGGCCGAGAGGTTGGTCACGGTGTTGGACCAGAGGAAGGCGACAACGGCGACGGCAACGCCGACCACCAGCACCTGCCAGAACACGCCCTTCAACTCGTTTGGTCCGAGCGCTCCGAAGAAGCTGCGGCGCGGCGGCGGCCTGGGATCATCTGACGTCACAGCACAAAAATCCTTCTCGAAAACAGCGATTTCCGGCGGCGCGCATCAACTGTTGCACCAAAATCTTATCTATGCAACAAATGTTTCATGGCCGAGCCCGTGAAATCCTCGCCGCTGAGCGAACTGCGCATTGCGTTGCCATCGCTCCCCCTGCGCCTGCAGGAGGTCGGTCGTTTTGTCGCGGCCAACGACTACGACGCCACCACCCGTTCGATGCGCGATCTCGCAGCGGAGGCCGGCGCCGATCCCGCCGCGTTCACGCGGCTTGCCAAGGCGATCGGCTATTCCGGCTGGGACGAATTGCGCGCCGCGCTCACGGAGGCACGGCGGCCGTCGCCGACGTCGCCCTTCTCCGGCCGCGCCAAGAGCCGACGCCACGGGCCGAATGCCGATGTCGCGCTCGTCACCGACAAGCTTGAAGCCGAAGCCGCGGGGCTGCCGCGCATTTCGGCCCACGCGATCGCCGATGCGGCCCGTGCGCTGCACGATGCAACGCGGATATGGATCACCGGCTACCGCAGCTGTCGTAGCGTTGCGGAATTGCTCAATTACGAGCTCAGGCTTTTCCGGCCCGAACAGGTCCAGATCGTCGGCGCCTCCGGCCCCGACGATCTCGATCTCTGCGCGTTCCGCCCCGGTGAGGCCGTGATCGTGATCGGCTTCGTGCCCTACACCAACGCCAGTGTCCGCGTTGCACAGGCCGCTTATCACGCCGGCGCGACGCTGATCGCAATCGCGGACAGCGTGGCTGCGCCGATGGCCGAAGGCGCCGACCATGTCTTGCTGTTCGAAGCGGCCTCCTCGCCGGGCTTCTTCCCGAGCCTGACCGGCGCGCTTGCGATTGCGCAATCGCTGGCGGCAGTGACTTTTTCGCTCGGCGGCACGGCGGCAAAGAAGCGCCTTCAGGATACCGAGGCGCGGCTCGCTGCGGCCTCCACCTATGTCTCAGAGAAAGGTTGACCCATGAGCACCCGCACCAGCCGCGTGCTGCATCGCTCATTGCGCGAGACGCCGCCCAAGGCGATCGGCGGCGAGGGCATCTATCTGTTTGCCGAGGACGGGCGGCGCGTGATCGACGCTTCGGGTGGCGCGGCGGTCTCCTGCCTCGGCCACCAGCATCCGCGCGTGATCGCAGCCATGGCGAAGCAGGCTTCGACCCTTGCCTATGCGCACACCGCCTTCTTCACCTCCGAGCCGGCCGAGGCACTCGCCGAGACGCTCGTCGGCCACGAGCCCGGCGGTCTCGCCTACGCTTATTTCGTCAGCGGCGGATCGGAAGCGATCGAAGCCAGCATCAAGCTGGCGCGGCAGTATTTCATCGAGCGCGGCGAGCCGCAGCGGCAGCATTTCATCGCGCGGCGGCAGAGCTACCATGGCAATACGCTCGGCGCGCTGGCCGCGGGCGGCAATGCCTGGCGCCGCGCCCCCTATGCGCCGCTGCTCTCGGCCGCCTTCAGCCATGTGACGCCGGCCTTTGCCTATCACGAGAAGCATGACGGTGAGACGGAGGCCCAGTTCGTTGCGCGCCTGGCCGCCGAGCTTGAAACGGAATTCCAGCGGCTCGGTCCCAACAGCGTTGCCGCGTTCCTCGCCGAACCCGTCGTCGGGGCCACTGCCGGCGCGGTGACGGCGCCAGACGGCTACTTCAAAGCGGTGCGCGAGATCTGCGATCGGCATGGCGCCCTGCTCATCCTCGATGAGGTCATGTGCGGCATGGGCCGCACCGGCACTACGCATGCCTGGCAGCAGGAAGGCGTCGCGCCCGATATCCAGGCGATCGCAAAGGGCCTCGGCGGCGGCTACCAGCCGATCGGCGCCATGCTCGCGAGCAGCAAGATCATCGACACCATCCGCTCCGGCTCCGGCGCGTTCCAGCACGGCCATACCTACCTCGCGCACCCCCTCGCTTGCGCCGCTGCGCTCGCGGTGCAGGACGTGATCCGGGAAGACAATCTGCTTGAACGAGTGAAGCAGCGTGGCAAGCTGCTCGAGCAGCGGCTGACCGAGCGTTTCGGCAATCACCGCCATGTCGGCGACATCAGGGGCCGCGGCCTGTTCTGGGCGATCGAGCTCGTCGCTGATCGCGCCAGCCGCACTTCGTTCGATCCGGCGCTCAAACTCAATCAGAAGATCAAGGCGGAGGCCTTTGCCAACGGGCTCGGCTGTTATCCCGGCGGTGGCACCGTGGACGGCGTCCGCGGCGACCACGTGCTGCTGGCGCCGCCCTACATCGCGTCCACCGACGAGATCGATCAGATCGTCGACAAGCTTGGCACGGCCGTCGACGATGCGTTGCGTAGTGTCAATCACTGAGGGGAGAGTAGCATGATGAGGAAAGTGGTTATAGCGGCGAGCATGCTCGCCGCATCGGCGGTGGTCGCCCAGGCGGCGACGCTCGACACGGTCAAAAGCCGCGGCACCTTGGTGTGCGGCGTCAGCGCCGGTTTTGCCGGCTTCTCGGCGCCGGACTCGCAAGGCAACTACAAGGGTCTCGACGTCGATTATTGCCGCGCGCTTGCGGCCGGTGTGCTCGGCGACCCCAACAAGGTGCGCTACGTCGCGCTGACCGCGCAGAACCGCTTCACGGCGCTGCAGTCCGGCGAGATCGACGTGCTCTACCGCAACTCGACTGAGACTTATTTGCGTGGCGTCACGCTCGGCCTCCGCCAGGGTCCGATCAACTTCTACGACGGCCAGGGCTTCGTCGTGAAAAAGGACCTCGGCGTGAAGGAGCTGAAGGACCTCAAGGGCGCCACCGTCTGCGTCGCGCAGGGCACCACCCATGAGGTCACGCTCGGCGATTACGGCCGCGCCAACGGCATCGACTGGAAGCCGCTGGTGTTCGACCGCGTCGACACCATGTACCAGACCTTCTTCGGCGGTCGCTGCGATGCCATGACCCAGGACGCTTCCGCGCTCGCGGGTGCGGTCACGACGGCCGCGCCGAACCCGGCCGACTACGTCGTGCTGCCGCAGACCATCAGCAAGGAGCCGCTCGGCCCCTTCACCCGCAACGGCGACGAGGTCTGGAGCGACATCATCACCTGGCTGCACTACGGCCTGATCGAGGCCGAGGAACTCGGCGTGACGCAGGCCAATGTCGAAGAGATGACGAAGTCGCAGACGCCGGCGATCCAGCGCCTGCTCGGCGCCTCCGGCGACCTCGGCTCGCGCCTCGGACTCGACAACAAATGGCTGGTCACGGCACTCAAGGCCACCGGCAATTACGGCGAGATCTATGAGCGCAATGTCGGCAAGGCGAGCCCGCTCAAGCTCGAGCGCGGCCTCAATGGCCTCTGGACCAAGGGCGGCTTGATGTACGCGGTGCCGTTCAAGTAAACGGTGCCTCACCTCTCCCGCTTGCGATCCCGCAAGCGGGAGAGGGAGACGACCGCCGGTGCCGCGGCGTCGTGCACACAATATGCGATTGCCCCGCCGCAAGGCGGCGAGGGAGAAGAGACACCCATGCGCATCGCACTGATCCACGCCCTCAAGCACTCCATCGCCCCGATCGAGGCGGCGTTCGCCAAGGCGTGGCCGGAAGCGCGGCTGATGAATTTGCTCGACGACAGCCTGTCGGCGGATCTCGCACGTGACGGCAAGCTCAACGAAGCCATGACCGATCGCTTCCTCGCGCTCGGCGACTACGCGGTTGCGACCGGGGCGAACGCCATCCTGTTCACCTGCTCGGCCTTCGGCCCCTGCATCGAAGCCGTCGCGCGGGCACATGCGCCGATGCCGGTCCTGAAGCCGAACGAGGCGATGATCGAACGCGCCGTGACCATGGGTAAGCGCATCGGCCTGCTGTCGACCTTCCCGCCAACGCTGGTGTCGATGCCGCCGGAGTTTCCGGCGTCGGCCCAGGTCGTGCCGAAACTGGCCGAGGGAGCGCTGGCGGCACTCGACCGCGGCGATCGCGCCACGCATGACCGGTTGATCGTCGAGGCATCGAAGGGCCTGCGCGACTGCGACGTCGTTGCCCTGGCGCAATTCAGCATCGCTTCAACCGCACCGCTGGTCGCGGAAGCGACCGGCCGTCCGGTCGTGACGACGCCGGACAGCGCGGTCGAGAAGCTGATGCGGCTGCTGAAAGCGAAGGCCTAAGCGCCGGCCTTTTTCTGACGCTGCGCTTCCTTGATCGCGATCGCGAGCGCGGCCTTGGTTTCGTTGACAAAGTCCTCCACCAGTTCCTCGCGCGTGGCATGCGCAGCCTCGCCGGTGAACAGGCCCTGCTCGGCCAGCATCACGACCCCATGCAGCGCCGCCCAGATCTTGAGGGCCTGCCGCTCGCGCAGATAGCCGACCGCCGGCGCTTCCAGCGCTTCGATCACGAGCTCGAACGTCTCCCGCGTCGCCTCATGCAGTTCGCTATCTTTTGCCGCGCAGGAAACGGTGCGTGATGCAAACATCAGGCGATAGATGCCGTTGCGCCGCAGGCCGAAATCGAGCGTCGCCTGCGCCAGTCGCGACAATTTTGATTGCCTCGATGGCTTCGCCATCGCCTCGCGCAACATCGCGCTGAACTGCCGGAACGCCTCAGCCGTGACCGCGGCAAGCAACGCCTCACGATCGGCGAAATGGCGGTACGGCGCCGGCTGCGAGACCCCGAGCTGCTTTGCCAGCGCCTTGATGCTGATCGCCTCGGCTCCCCCTTGTTCCGCCTCGCGCAACGCGGCCTTGATCAAGGCGTCGCGGAGATCGCCATGGTGGTAGGTGTTTCCGGGCTTCCGAGCGAAATGTGAACGCATGTTACGGCGAAGCCTATAAGTTTGCGCTTGACAGGGGAAGCCTGCCGCGAATGTAATAGCATATAACTTAGAACAAGCGGCAAATGCCGCGGACAAGATCGACATGAGGAACGCGCCGCCCTTCGGGCCACGCGCATCGACCGAGGGAGCCGCAATGGCAGAACGACTGAAAGTTCACGTCGATCCCGACAAATGTCAGGGCCACGCGCGCTGCAAGGCGCTGGCGCCGGAGCTGTTCGAGCTCGACGAATACGGCAACGCCCACGCGGCCGGCGACGGCACGGTTCCGCCGGGCCTCGAAGACAAGGCCTGGCTTGCCAAATCCAACTGCCCTGAAATCGCGATCGATGTGATCGAGGAGTAGCGCGGCCCTTGCCCGCGCACCTTGCCTGCCTTCAGCGAACACGAGCCCCAAGGGATTTCTAGAGATGTCCGACGTCAGCCAGCCTGCCGCCCATCCGCCCGTGACCGACTGGGTCAACGATTTCGACCACACGGACCCGCAATGGACTGATGACCCCTTCCCGATCTGGGAGGAGCTACGCGCCGCGAGCCCGGTCGTGCATACCGAGCGCTTCCTCGGCTGCTACATGCCGACGACCTATGAAGCGGTGCGCGAAATCGCCAACGACACCGAGCATTTTTCGTCGCGCCGCATCATCGTTCGCGACGTCCGCCCCGAGATCGCCAGGAACGCGGCCCCGCCGATCACGTCCGATCCGCCCGTGCACAAGCCGGCCAAGCAATTGCTGCTGCCGCCGTTCACGCCGGACGCGATGAAGAAGCTCGAGCCGCGCATGCGTGCGATCTGCAACGAGCTGATCGACGGCTTCATCGCCGACGGCAAGGTCGACGCAGCCGCGCGCTACAGCAAATATATCCCGGTTCAAGCCATCGCGCACATGCTCGGCATTCCCGAGAGCGACAGCGATCTCTTCATCAACTGGATCCACATGATCCTGGAGCTCGGTATCAAGGACGAGAGCAAGCTGCTCCAGGCCGTGCAGGAGATGAGCGACTATTTCAGGGCGCATATCGAAGAGCGAAGATCGAAGCCGACTGACGACCTGATCTCCTATCTGATGAATGCCAAGGACAAGGAAGGTCAACCGCTGGAGGAATCCCACGTGCTGGGGTCGCTGCGGCTGCTCCTGATCGCCGGCATCGACACGACCTGGAGCGCGATCGGGTCCTCGCTCTGGCATCTTGCCAGGACGCCTGCCGACCGTGAACGTCTGATCGCCGAGCCATCACTGATCCCGACCGCCGTGGAGGAGCTGCTGCGCGCCTATTCGCCGGTGACGATGGCGCGCGAGGTTGTGAAAGAGACCACGATCTCGGGCTGCCCGGTCAAGACGGGCAACATGGTGCTGCTGTCCTTCCCGGCAGCCAATCGCGACCCAAAGATGTTTCCGGACGCTGACAAAGTCGTGATCGACCGCCGGGAGAATCGCCACGCTGCCTTTGGCCTCGGCATCCACCGCTGTGTCGGTTCCAACCTTGCGCGGATGGAGATGCAGGTTGCGCTGGAGGAATGGCTGAAGCGAATTCCGGACTTCGTCCTCGATCCTGCCGGGACCGTGACCTGGTCGCAGGGTACGGTGAGAGGCCCCCGGCAGTTGCCAATTCTGTTTGGAAGGGCGATGTAACCTCCCAGGCAGCGGATTTCTGGGAGGCCGGACGTGACAGAGCAATCAATCCAACCGGCCTCCGACCATTTCGACATCGCCGACGCCGAGCGGCGGATCAAGGCAATCTTCATCGGCTCCGTCGGCAATCTCGTCGAGTGGTACGATTTCTACGCCTATACCGCGTTCGCGCTCTATTTCGCCCCGGCCTTCTTTCCCGGCAGCGATCCCGTGGTGCAGCAATTGAACGCCGCAGTGGTGTTCGCTGCGACCTTCCTGATGCGCCCGCTGGGCGGCTGGTTTTTCGGCTACCTGGCCGACCATTTCGGCCGCCGCATTTCGCTGACCCTGTCGGTCGTGTTCATGTGCTTCGGCTCGCTGATCATCGCGCTGACGCCGACCTAT
The genomic region above belongs to Bradyrhizobium sp. CCBAU 53338 and contains:
- a CDS encoding amidase: MSQELIRETACTVVDKLRSGDVSPLELLDVVEKRVREVDGKVNALPTLCFDRARTHAKALMQKPAGARGLLAGLPLPIKDLTDVAGVLNTQGSPIFKDNISATSDLMVENLEANGAVVYAKSNTPEFGAGANTFNEVFGATLNPWDTSKSAAGSSGGAAVALATGMAWLAQGSDMGGSLRSPAAFCGVVGMRPSIGRVAHTPKSGIDRNLGVVGPMARNVEDLALLLDAMSGDYADDPLSLPAPTTSFLSAAQSGKKPKRVAYSPDLGITPVDPEVKAITRKAAERFAEAGAIVEEAHPDWREAHECFHVLRAFDFAITKANLLRTKRDLLKPEVIWNIEEGLKLTVEQLARAEAQRVGMTARAIEFFKTYDLLLTPTTIVPPFPIEHRYVAECAGKKFENYVEWLGIVYAITLACCPSLSLPCGFTASGLPVGMQVVGAPRADAQVIAGAKVLEDILGLRGRTPIDPKVKK
- a CDS encoding amino acid ABC transporter permease; the encoded protein is MTAITDMPDLPRAARRPQIGNPVLRWLRTNLFSSIPNGILTVVLLAVLGKGVFSFVQWGIANAVWLTPANDSSACKAMRGLGACWAIIPEKYRFILFGTYPFDEQWRPALSVVLFIALFFLSTRRALWRRELAFLWIGALALISVLMWGGVFGLSFVSQDRWGGLPVTLILATFGLAFGFPLGILVALGRRSKLPAIRSLSVLYVELIRGVPLVSLLFMASVMFPLFMPAGFNIDKLLRAQIAIILFAGAYLAEVIRGGLQAVPRGQYEAADALGLSYWRKHRLVVLPQAIRHVIPPLVNTFIAFFKDTSLVLIIGIFDLLTTAKTAIIDPAWQQFSVEVYIFVAAIYFVFCFAMSRYSRSLEATGGR
- a CDS encoding amino acid ABC transporter permease, yielding MTSDDPRPPPRRSFFGALGPNELKGVFWQVLVVGVAVAVVAFLWSNTVTNLSARRITTGFAFLGREAGMPIADSLLTYNPRDSYLWAFVVGVANTLRVAVIGIVLATILGTLIGISRLSANWLLSRLAAVYVEVLRDIPLLLQLLFWYVLMQALPAARAAWRPVEGVFLSNRGLILPAIPIGPPQLRVLGAALLGCAAFFVIQRWLLAQQMRDGKPRPAWPFALGLIVVLPAAVSLLLGVSWKIEWPELRGFNFVGGLTLAPEYFALLIALVTYTSAFIAEIVRSGIQSVPRGQWDAASALGLRRSFMLRQIILPQALRVIVPPMTSQYLNLTKNSSLAVAIGYQDVVSIANTTLNQTGQAIEAIALIMAVFLTISLGISFFMNWYNARIALAER
- a CDS encoding MurR/RpiR family transcriptional regulator, producing the protein MAEPVKSSPLSELRIALPSLPLRLQEVGRFVAANDYDATTRSMRDLAAEAGADPAAFTRLAKAIGYSGWDELRAALTEARRPSPTSPFSGRAKSRRHGPNADVALVTDKLEAEAAGLPRISAHAIADAARALHDATRIWITGYRSCRSVAELLNYELRLFRPEQVQIVGASGPDDLDLCAFRPGEAVIVIGFVPYTNASVRVAQAAYHAGATLIAIADSVAAPMAEGADHVLLFEAASSPGFFPSLTGALAIAQSLAAVTFSLGGTAAKKRLQDTEARLAAASTYVSEKG
- a CDS encoding aspartate aminotransferase family protein — its product is MSTRTSRVLHRSLRETPPKAIGGEGIYLFAEDGRRVIDASGGAAVSCLGHQHPRVIAAMAKQASTLAYAHTAFFTSEPAEALAETLVGHEPGGLAYAYFVSGGSEAIEASIKLARQYFIERGEPQRQHFIARRQSYHGNTLGALAAGGNAWRRAPYAPLLSAAFSHVTPAFAYHEKHDGETEAQFVARLAAELETEFQRLGPNSVAAFLAEPVVGATAGAVTAPDGYFKAVREICDRHGALLILDEVMCGMGRTGTTHAWQQEGVAPDIQAIAKGLGGGYQPIGAMLASSKIIDTIRSGSGAFQHGHTYLAHPLACAAALAVQDVIREDNLLERVKQRGKLLEQRLTERFGNHRHVGDIRGRGLFWAIELVADRASRTSFDPALKLNQKIKAEAFANGLGCYPGGGTVDGVRGDHVLLAPPYIASTDEIDQIVDKLGTAVDDALRSVNH
- a CDS encoding amino acid ABC transporter substrate-binding protein, which gives rise to MMRKVVIAASMLAASAVVAQAATLDTVKSRGTLVCGVSAGFAGFSAPDSQGNYKGLDVDYCRALAAGVLGDPNKVRYVALTAQNRFTALQSGEIDVLYRNSTETYLRGVTLGLRQGPINFYDGQGFVVKKDLGVKELKDLKGATVCVAQGTTHEVTLGDYGRANGIDWKPLVFDRVDTMYQTFFGGRCDAMTQDASALAGAVTTAAPNPADYVVLPQTISKEPLGPFTRNGDEVWSDIITWLHYGLIEAEELGVTQANVEEMTKSQTPAIQRLLGASGDLGSRLGLDNKWLVTALKATGNYGEIYERNVGKASPLKLERGLNGLWTKGGLMYAVPFK
- a CDS encoding aspartate/glutamate racemase family protein, which translates into the protein MRIALIHALKHSIAPIEAAFAKAWPEARLMNLLDDSLSADLARDGKLNEAMTDRFLALGDYAVATGANAILFTCSAFGPCIEAVARAHAPMPVLKPNEAMIERAVTMGKRIGLLSTFPPTLVSMPPEFPASAQVVPKLAEGALAALDRGDRATHDRLIVEASKGLRDCDVVALAQFSIASTAPLVAEATGRPVVTTPDSAVEKLMRLLKAKA
- a CDS encoding TetR/AcrR family transcriptional regulator, with product MRSHFARKPGNTYHHGDLRDALIKAALREAEQGGAEAISIKALAKQLGVSQPAPYRHFADREALLAAVTAEAFRQFSAMLREAMAKPSRQSKLSRLAQATLDFGLRRNGIYRLMFASRTVSCAAKDSELHEATRETFELVIEALEAPAVGYLRERQALKIWAALHGVVMLAEQGLFTGEAAHATREELVEDFVNETKAALAIAIKEAQRQKKAGA
- a CDS encoding ferredoxin, translated to MAERLKVHVDPDKCQGHARCKALAPELFELDEYGNAHAAGDGTVPPGLEDKAWLAKSNCPEIAIDVIEE
- a CDS encoding cytochrome P450, with amino-acid sequence MSDVSQPAAHPPVTDWVNDFDHTDPQWTDDPFPIWEELRAASPVVHTERFLGCYMPTTYEAVREIANDTEHFSSRRIIVRDVRPEIARNAAPPITSDPPVHKPAKQLLLPPFTPDAMKKLEPRMRAICNELIDGFIADGKVDAAARYSKYIPVQAIAHMLGIPESDSDLFINWIHMILELGIKDESKLLQAVQEMSDYFRAHIEERRSKPTDDLISYLMNAKDKEGQPLEESHVLGSLRLLLIAGIDTTWSAIGSSLWHLARTPADRERLIAEPSLIPTAVEELLRAYSPVTMAREVVKETTISGCPVKTGNMVLLSFPAANRDPKMFPDADKVVIDRRENRHAAFGLGIHRCVGSNLARMEMQVALEEWLKRIPDFVLDPAGTVTWSQGTVRGPRQLPILFGRAM